TGCGAAATGAATATGTTGCCGGTTGGGATGGTTGCTCAGTGTCTGTTCGAGTTCACGCTGTCGGGCAATAAGGGTTGGTAGTGTTGGGAGAGTGAACGAACATCTGTTGAGTCCCTTGATTTCATCTGGAACCCATAGCTGGAGTCGCCGGAGAGGAAAATCTGCCTCGGCCATGGTTCTCGTAGTTGTTTTTGGCGGTTGTGCCAGGTGGTCATGTGAAGTTCTGAACTGTTGATAGAGGTTGTATTGTGATCAACGCTGAATTTGAGGAGTGGGCGATGGGAGGGGGAAAGTGTGAGCTTTTGTTACGTTCCTCGATAGTTGTGTTGCGTGCACGTGCGGTAAAACGGTAAAATTAACGCTGCCCTGAAAGCTGTGTGACGAGAAGCAGCTCCTACCCTCTCTCATGGCAGACGAAACGTCTCCTCTACTCGCTGAAAACGAGTCCCCGCAGAATAATGGTTCAATACACGCGCCTTCAGATGACAATAACAATAATGGCTCGGAAGTTGAAGCAGGAGAGACAGGGAAACAAACCATAAATCCGTTATGGGTCGTACGTTCTGCCTTCAACTTCTCTAACCCTCAAGCCCTGATGGACTATTCAGGTCGCGCCAATGAGCATTGGAATCTTTCTATCCGCCATGGATCAAACCATCATCGTTGCTTGTGGGTCCACTCAGTGGCCGTCGAAATCCACAAAAAAGCCTGAAGTCGTTTTGCAGCCTACGCCGCTATTGGAAATGAACTGAAGCAACTCCAAAAAACAAGTTGGATAGCGGCTAGTTATATGTTGACTGTCACCGCTTTTCAGTCCGTGTcctgtttctttttcttaacAGCACCCGTTGAAATTGAAAACAACACAGACCTCTGTACGGAAAACTAAGCGACATATTTGGAAGAAAAACATGTTTGCTATTCGCATATTGTGTCTTTGGAATCGGATCTCTTTTATGTGGTCTATCACAAACTATGGATCAACTCATATTATCTCGAGCGCTTGCTGGTATTGGAGGGGGTGGTCTGCCTCCGTATGTTCTCTAGCCGTTCTCGAGACGTTCCGTTCATTTACTCAAAAGCTTTTCGTAATAGCATCACAACCATAATCTTGTCCGATGTCGTTACTCTTCGGTCGAGAGGAACCTGGCAAGGCGTTTTGAATATCATCTTCTCCGTGGGCTCGATGATCGGTGCGCCCTTGGGAGGGTATTTAGCAGATACAATCGGTTGGAGATGGTACCTTGTTCTATTTTCCACCAACTTAACGCCCAAACTAAGGGTTTCAACGTTAGGGCATTCATCATGCAGTTCCCATCTATCATCCTAGCCTTCATCGCTGCCCTTCTCGCCCTCCACCTACCCCCACATCCGACGTCAGATTTAAAATCCAAACTCAAACGAATAGATTTCGGAGGCGCTCTCTccctcatcgtcttcatcgtcttttTCCTCTACGGTCTCGAACGTGGTGGGAATATAGGATGGAATGACCGTTATACGCTCGGAGCTTTAGCTGCTTCTGGGGTATCGTTCCTAGGGTTCGGGATTATTGAAATGTCATTAGCCAGAGAACCCTTCGCGCCAAAGAGGATAATCTTCAACCGAAGTTTAATCGCCAGCTACCTCGCCAACTTCTTCGGTATTGCGAGTCAGATTGGCCTCATCTTCCAAATCTCGTTGTACGTTCAAGCGGTATTCGAGTTTTCTGCCGCAGGTGCTGGGTCTGTGCTCTTACCTGGGATCTTGGGAGGCGTTTCGGGGAGTGTGATTGGGGGTTTGGTGATTCAGAGTACGGGGAGGTATTGGTTAGTGACTGTTGTGGCGTATGGATTGCAGGTTTTGGGTACTTGTGTGGTTACGTTGGGATCTGGAGTTGTGGGTGCTTCCATTATTGGCATTTGTGTTGGTAAGGGTTATCCCTTTTTGGAGTTGCTTATTTGGGGTTTATTACTTACGGATTGTTTTTTCCTCTTTTTTTGTAGGACTTGGGATAGCTGGATTTGGGAGTGGTTCGTGgaatttctgtttctctGTTTCACTTATTTGGATTGAACCCGGCCTGCTTTAGGTGGAGGAACGACGACCAGTCTTGTTGCTTTGATTTCAAACGCAGGAAAGGAAGATCAAGCGATAGCTACTGCAGGTTGGTCGTCGTGTTTGAAGTGTTCCCACCTCCCCGATTTTCTCATTATTTTTCCAACAGTCTCCTATCTCTTCCGGTCGTTGGGATATGTTGTCGGTCTGTCCGTCGGGAGCACCGTTCTTCAAGATACACTCCGGAAGATGCTCagaagaagacttgtagGAGGTGACGTTGATGTGGATGAGGTGTGTACATATGGATTATGGGCTGTTATGGGTTACCCTTTCTGACCACCCCACCCCAAACAGGTTGTACGAAAAGTCCGCGAATCTTTGGAAAACCTCGGGAATTTAGATTCAGAAATGCGGGAGGTGGTGAAACGGTCGTATGAAGATGCAATACAGAATACGATGTGGGTGTCTTTGGGACTTGCGGGGTGTGCGTTTTTGTGTTCGGTGTTTATTAAggagaagaggttgaagtaGATATAGACGGTggggagggaagggaaaggaagaagaccCGCATCGGACCTGGGCTCCGAGGCGGCGTTATACGCCGCGTTGGAGAaaaaaggacttgtacaaaATCGGTTTCTTTGTATGCATATGGCCTTCGGGGGTGAAAGTTGTAAGTACTGTATGTACATGTATTGCGCCAACATAGCTTTTTTACTATCGGAGACCGCCCTCTCTCCCTTTGCTCCCTTACTACTTACCACGAATTGTGTTTTCAACCTGAAATTGTGTGCGTCAGTGTGGACTAGCCTCGAGCTCGACGCAAGGATGTTGGGAGATGATTCATTATGTATACGCAGAGGATGTAGGGACATTGGAGTCAATACAAGTCACTCATCGGATAAAACCTGGATTTTCAACACTTGAATGTTGACGCCGGTGGACCCGGTTAGCCATATATTGTAAGATCTTCATTGACTGAATACTCCGCGTTCCACGAGTATCTGTCACTGTCCAGTGTGTCAGTCGTCTATTATCCTCGAACCTGGTTCCTGGTTTCCATCCCAATTTAAACCCCATCCAGAGGGGCACACAACAAGAGGGGCAAAAGAATATAATGTATGGCGGCACTTCCGATTCCATTCAAACAAGTCAACAAAACAAGTAGAAAAAAAACTCCTGAAAACGTAACATACGCAAGGAGGATTTatgtaaaaaaaaaacgagagAAGAGTattcaaaagaagaaaagaaaagtccTAATTCACCTGTCCATTAAAAAACAAAATAATCGACCTGCTTACGAATCCCAAAAGAACCGACCCATCCATAGTACTAGTAGTACCCCTCTTCTAAACGATACCACCGCTCACAGTAAAAGAGCAACAACAgctccaacaacaacagatCCCAAAACCCCAACAACACTCCCCTTCCTCACCGCTCCATTCTTGCCCTTCCCATTACCACCACCAGCAGACGTAGTCGACCCATCAGCAGACCCTTTAGCCTTATCATTCGTCTGACTCGCAGGTAAAGCCCCAACTTCCAAAAGTTGCTGTTTCTCAATATTCCCAGATCCAACAATCACAAACGTTCCTTTCGAAGGAACACCGTTCACGTTGACATACACCCATGCAGGTCCGGGTTGGAATATGTTGGCATTGGGTGGCATCTGAGAACAGTGGATCGTGATAGAACCGTCATCATTGACAGAATAAGTAGTGTTCAGCTGGAGGTACCGTTGTCCCATGTTCATCGCATGTGTAGTCCATCCAGGTCGTAAAACGACAACAGTGGTGTTCTTAGCAGCGTCGTTACTGCCACCAGAATAAGAGCTGGCAGGGATAGTGATGTCAAAGGGTTTACCACCGTACGTTAAAGTTTTGGGAATACCCGATGGCTGAGGACGAGTGGTGGCCGAGAAGTAAGAAGGATAGAAAAGCTCCGCACGGTACTCGGTTGGGAAAACGGTGGTGGCGTTGTAGTCGACATTAGGGTTCGATCCAGCGATGAGGACAGAACCGTCGGGGAGGAGGATAGCAGAGGAGTGGTAGAGACGTGCGATAGAGGAGGTGGCCAAACCGGCGTTCGACCATCGGTTTCCTAGTTGGGCGTCAGGATCGTAAATCGCGGGAGTGCCAACAGGTCCTGATGCCAGAGACATTCCGTAGGGCATGTCACCGTACAGAGGGGTCTGACCAGTATGTTCAGCATAACCGGCAGTACCGTTGAGACCACcgttgacgacgaggagCTTTCCAGTGGGGAGAATGATGAATTGACCCATGGTACGAGTCTCGAGCATGTTGTCATCCTTCACATACACGGGTGCAGATCCGTCGAGAGGCTCAGGTGTAATTCGCTGACAGTCATTAGATGCGGGATAGTCCCATGTGTTGATTTTTGGGTTGGCATAGTCACCCCAAGCTTCATCAGGCATGTCCGAACCACCACAGAAGATGACTGTAGGGTTGTAGTTGTTGGCGGGGGTAAGAGGGAGCATGGCGACAGCACCCGAGGCAGGATAGACACGAGCGACGCCACCAGGCATGTCAGGAAGGGGTGTCTCGGTGTTGGTTGCGGGATCCCAAAGCACTGAGATACAATGAATTAGATAACGGAGAATCCGTCAATTGAAAGCAAAAAACTTACTAGTCGAAACGTTGGCCTGGACTAACATCTTACCAGAAGGCATGAGGAATGTGTGGGCGTAGGAATTGAGACCAGATGTCTTGATCATGAACTGCATGACCTCGGCCTTTTTACCGTTGGCAGGGTAGAATTCATAGGTAGGTTCAGCAGCACCACCTTCGTACGCTGGGTCGGTGTTTGGATAGTTTCGGTTTATATAACCACCATTGACGAAACCTCCTATGAGAGCGATAGTTCCGTCACCGAGGGGCTCGGCGGCGGAGTACCATCGTTGTTTCTGCATTGAGAGAACGTCGGGGTTGTCGAACCACTGGCAGTTGGAAGACGAGAAGTCATCTTTCGATGTGCATGGATTGAGGAGACGAATGGATTTGGAACCATCGTAGTTCTGGTAGGTTGCATCGTAAGAGCCAGAGGCACCGCCAGGATTTTTGACTGATCCAATATTGCCACCGGGACCGATTGCACCGTTGCCACCAAAGGTTGCGTAGGAGCCATTTGGTAAATGCATTCCAGAAGCGCAGAAGACGTTGGTCTTGATGTCCATGAGATCTACCTTGTGGGTATTCATATCCctaaaaaaaaacagaaatAGGGTGAGAACGAGTTCCAGCCCAAAGCTCGCGTAAACTCACCAAACAGCACCCCACGCTGGATGACCGTTTATCTGAGCTGGGTTTCCCTCCGCCTTGTCGATAATGTAGACTTTCTCGTCGTTGCCAACAAACATCTAGAAAAAGCGGTGTAAGCGAGGGTTGACAACGAGCGGTTCAACAGAGAATATTCACCATCATAGCGCTGACCATCGTATTTCCTGCATCGACAAAGGAGCCTGCTGTAGCAGCGAGAGTGGAAGACGAGGCGGCTGCCAGCCCAAGGGCGAGCAGCGATTTATGCGAGAACATATCAATAAGTCGTTATAAAGATAGAGGGTAAAGTTATGTAAAGAGTGGATTGACTTTGCAGACAAGTTGATTGATAAGTCtagaggaggaaggggaagaggGGAAAAAAGAGGACGGTGGtggtgtggtggtggtggttgagtGAAGGCCAGGAATAAGCTCAAGCGGACAGCCCGTTCTATTTATTTTCCAGCTCCGGCCATCGCTTACCATGACACCTGCCGATCCCGGAGCATAATTACCAAATACTGTCTATTTTTGGCAACTCGCAGGTTTCCTGTGTCCGTGTTCTCGGCACGAGTTCTTCGCTCAGCACAACGTACAACACGGCCATGAATCTCCGCCGCCGAACCCAGCTCGGACGTTGCATAATCCTCCAGCTACCAAGGGTCAACCAGACCTTCGGTATGCTTAAACTGCAAAGCAGGGACGTCGATCCACTTCATGACTTCAAGTTGAATGATGGAACCCGAACCTCAAGGCGTGATGACAGAAAATTGACACAAAACCGCGTTGGTGATCGCATCAAACCCACGTCTTATAAAATGAACGTGAACTTTGCGCTGGAAGTACAGAATCTATGTGCTGCGGAACGGCGATAGACCCCTACGTGTGTTTCAAAGCATCCCTTGCCGCCAAACATCCTCCCCAGACTTGAGGCTGCTACCGTACTACTGCTGACTTCCCCATGGGTCGCAATAACGCATCACCCGCTCTACAGTAATCGTCATGTCACCCTGACAAGTAATGTCCAGGAAGAGATCAACGTTTCAGCTTTGACAGAACACTACTACCAAGTTCGAAGGGCTACTACAGTCGAGCGTCCTAGAGCGCTTCTCGAGCAGTCTTTTACTCGTGGATGACACCGGTACATGTACAGCGGACCTGTTCAGCGTGAAGCGTCAAAGTATATTGACGGCGTCCCGGTTCGCACCCACCTATGCACTGCAGTCAGGGGAAATAGATATATATGTGATGAGTCCTATCGAGATGTACGTTAATCATGCTATAAAGAAACTATACTATATATAAATCCGTACAAGTTATTTTTGATGGAAAACGATGTCCTCAATATTCACTCTTCGGTTCTCCCTGACACTATCACCATCATATACTTCATTAATGTTTTCCCAAGCTCTTCCGAGGACCGAGAGTAAGGAATTTGAACTGTGGGTGAATGCATATGCCAGGAACCCTGGGTCCACAGTGGAAGTGCCAAGGTGCGTCGTGCTGCAGCATGGTAACTTTGGTGTCCTGGCTAGAAGCGTCTAGGCAATCAATAACGGAAAACCCACGATTCCCTCTACGCCCTAGCCCCGAGTCTGCTTCCAGACACACCGGCACACGCAATTTCAAGTTAGAACATAATTCGTGGCAAGTAGTAAGGGAATAAAGGGAGAGGGGGTCTCCGAAAGTAAAAAGGCTATGCTGGCGCAATACATACAGTACTTACAACTTTCACCCCGAAGGCCATACAAAGGAACCGATTTGTGTAAAAATCCTTTTTCTGCAATGCGGCATAGGTGATGATCTCATCCTCGGAGCCCAAGAGGAACGGTGAATGAAGGGATGGGCACTCCGAGGAGATCCATGCGAGTCTTCGcctttcccttccctcccaccaccatctacttctacttcaacctcttctccTTAATAAACACCGAACACAAAAACGCACACCCCGCAAGTCCCAAAGACACCCACATCGTATTCTGTATCGCATCCTCATACGACCGTTTCACCACCTCCCGCGTTTCTGAATCTAAATTCCCGAGGTATTCTAAAGATTCGCGGACTTTTCGGACAACCTATTTCGGTGGGGGTGGTCAGAGGATTCAGACAGCATAACCCGTAACCCATACCTCATCCACGTCCACGCCACCTCCTACAAGCCTTCTTCTAAGCAATTTCCTGAGTGTACCTTGAAGAACGGTGCTCCCGACAGACAGACCGACAACATATCCCAACGATCGGAAGAGGTAGGAGACTGTTGGGGAAAAAATGAGAAAATCGGGGAGGTGGTGAGGGAACACTTCAAACACGATGACGAACCTGCAGTAGCTATCGCTTGATCTTCCTCTCCTGCATTTGAAATCAGCGCAACAAGACTAGTCGTCGTTCCTCCACCTAAAGCAGGTCGCAACCGTCCGTCAATCCGAGTAAGTGAAACagagaaacagaaaattCCACGAACCAATCCCAAATCCAGCTATCCCAAGTCCTACAAACAAACAATCCATAAGTAACCACCAGAAAAAGCACCACCaaaaggaaaaagaaaaaaaaaccttACCAACACAAATACCAATAACGGAACTACCCACAACTCCAGATCCCAACGTAACCACACAAATCCCCAAAGTCTGCATTCCATACGCCACAACAGTCACCAACCAATACCTCCCCGTACTCTGAATCACCAAACCCCCAATCACACTCCCCGGAACAGCTCCCAAAATCCCAGGCAAGAGCACAGATCCAGCACCTGCGGCAGAAAACTCAAATACCGCTTGAACATACAGCGAAACTTGGAAGATGAGGCCAATCTGACTCGCAATACCGAAGAAGTTGGCGAGGTAGCTGGCAATTAAACTTCGGTTGAAGATTATCCTCTTTGGCGCGAAGGGCTCTCTGGCTAATGACATTTCAATAATCCCAAACCCTAGGAACGATACCCCAGAAGCAGCTAAAGCTCCGATCGTATAACGGTCGTTCCATCCTATATTCCCACCACGTTCGAGACCGTAGAGgaaaaagaagatgaagacgatgagtGAGAGAGCGCCTCCGAAATCTATTCGTTTGAGTTTGGATTTTAAATCTGACGTTGGATGTGGGGGTAGGTGGAGAGCGAAGAGGGCAGCGATGAAGGCTAGGATGATAGCTGGGAACTGGATGATAAATGCCCTGGCGTTGAAACGGTTAGTTTGAGCGTTAAGTGGGTGAAAAATGGAACAAGTACCATCTCCAACCGATTGTATCTGCTAAATACCCTCCCAAGGGCGCGCCGGTCATTGAACCGATGGAGAAGATGACGTTCAAAACGCCTTGCCAGGTTCCTCTCGACCGGAGAGTAACCACATCGGACATGATTATGGTTGTGATGCTATCATGAGAAGCTTTTGAGTAAACGGGCGGAACGTCTCGGGAAGGGCTAGAGAACACACGTAGGCATACCACCCCCTCCAATACCAGCAAGCGCTCGAGATAATATGAGTTGATCCATGGTTTGTGATAGTCCGCAAAGAAGAGATCCGATT
This genomic window from Marasmius oreades isolate 03SP1 chromosome 8, whole genome shotgun sequence contains:
- a CDS encoding uncharacterized protein (CAZy:AA5), with translation MFSHKSLLALGLAAASSSTLAATAGSFVDAGNTMVSAMMMFVGNDEKVYIIDKAEGNPAQINGHPAWGAVWDMNTHKVDLMDIKTNVFCASGMHLPNGSYATFGGNGAIGPGGNIGSVKNPGGASGSYDATYQNYDGSKSIRLLNPCTSKDDFSSSNCQWFDNPDVLSMQKQRWYSAAEPLGDGTIALIGGFVNGGYINRNYPNTDPAYEGGAAEPTYEFYPANGKKAEVMQFMIKTSGLNSYAHTFLMPSGKMLVQANVSTMLWDPATNTETPLPDMPGGVARVYPASGAVAMLPLTPANNYNPTVIFCGGSDMPDEAWGDYANPKINTWDYPASNDCQRITPEPLDGSAPVYVKDDNMLETRTMGQFIILPTGKLLVVNGGLNGTAGYAEHTGQTPLYGDMPYGMSLASGPVGTPAIYDPDAQLGNRWSNAGLATSSIARLYHSSAILLPDGSVLIAGSNPNVDYNATTVFPTEYRAELFYPSYFSATTRPQPSGIPKTLTYGGKPFDITIPASSYSGGSNDAAKNTTVVVLRPGWTTHAMNMGQRYLQLNTTYSVNDDGSITIHCSQMPPNANIFQPGPAWVYVNVNGVPSKGTFVIVGSGNIEKQQLLEVGALPASQTNDKAKGSADGSTTSAGGGNGKGKNGAVRKGSVVGVLGSVVVGAVVALLL